A window from Mesorhizobium sp. WSM2240 encodes these proteins:
- a CDS encoding DUF1214 domain-containing protein, translating into MLKTAFLTLLTLVIAIGGGTASLWYVLRAQDGVGAVTIGGWTAFPDIGTPNADPYSKARVAREGILSLGRAEGLAFAVERDADGALLRRECSYRIEGSTPPARFWTLYAADGAGRAIKAVDGRESALHSLELLRQPDNSFVIAVSSRPAPGNWLTVSGSGAMRLVLTLYDTPIADSTGIAEVELPLVVEAGCDG; encoded by the coding sequence ATGCTCAAGACCGCCTTCCTCACCCTTTTGACCCTGGTCATCGCCATTGGCGGCGGAACCGCTAGCCTATGGTATGTGCTCAGGGCCCAGGACGGCGTCGGCGCAGTCACCATTGGCGGCTGGACCGCATTCCCCGATATCGGCACGCCCAACGCCGATCCCTATTCGAAGGCACGCGTGGCGCGCGAGGGCATTCTGTCGCTCGGCCGCGCCGAGGGCCTGGCCTTCGCCGTCGAACGCGACGCCGATGGCGCGCTGCTCAGGCGCGAATGCTCCTATCGCATCGAGGGATCCACTCCGCCCGCCCGCTTCTGGACGCTCTATGCCGCCGATGGTGCCGGCCGCGCCATCAAAGCCGTAGACGGCCGCGAATCCGCGCTCCACTCGCTCGAACTCCTGCGCCAGCCCGACAATTCCTTCGTAATAGCGGTCAGCAGCCGTCCCGCTCCCGGCAACTGGCTGACGGTGTCGGGCTCCGGCGCGATGCGTCTTGTGCTGACCCTCTACGACACGCCGATCGCCGACAGCACCGGCATAGCCGAGGTCGAACTGCCGCTCGTTGTAGAGGCTGGCTGCGATGGTTAG
- a CDS encoding DUF6456 domain-containing protein, producing MKQRILGFLARGPVTVRPAANAGRVLLTAGERGAIAVDAALLAAMAKDGVLIRQGARLSLAPERATAGAGGVETSRFQDQHRELEIMQVETGGEPGLALINLAESPLGQLIRRRGADGRPFLTQAEFAAGERLRSDYTRGRIMPRLGANWEASVASGTRAQGGGLAELTDAALAARQRVDAAIAAVGPELSGVLIDVCCFLKGLELVERERGWPVRSAKIVLKTALGVLSRHYNPATGRTARQRPLHWGSEDYRPKMSI from the coding sequence ATGAAGCAGCGGATCCTGGGCTTTCTGGCGCGTGGCCCGGTCACTGTCCGGCCGGCGGCGAATGCGGGCAGGGTTCTGCTCACCGCCGGCGAGCGCGGGGCGATTGCAGTCGACGCCGCCTTACTGGCCGCAATGGCGAAGGATGGCGTGCTTATCCGGCAAGGCGCGCGCCTTTCGCTCGCGCCGGAGCGCGCAACGGCCGGCGCGGGTGGCGTGGAGACCAGCCGCTTCCAGGATCAGCATCGCGAACTGGAGATCATGCAGGTCGAGACCGGCGGGGAGCCGGGCCTTGCCTTGATCAATCTGGCGGAATCGCCGCTGGGGCAATTGATACGCCGCCGCGGCGCGGACGGCAGGCCGTTCCTGACGCAAGCGGAATTCGCGGCCGGCGAGCGCCTGCGGTCGGACTATACGCGCGGCAGGATCATGCCGCGGCTCGGCGCGAACTGGGAAGCGAGCGTCGCTTCGGGCACGCGCGCTCAGGGCGGCGGACTGGCCGAACTGACCGATGCCGCGCTCGCGGCGCGCCAGCGCGTCGATGCCGCGATCGCCGCAGTCGGCCCGGAACTTTCAGGCGTGCTGATCGACGTTTGCTGCTTCCTGAAAGGGCTGGAACTGGTCGAGCGCGAGCGCGGCTGGCCGGTGCGCTCGGCCAAGATCGTGCTGAAGACCGCACTCGGCGTGCTCAGCCGCCATTACAATCCGGCAACGGGGAGAACTGCGCGGCAGCGCCCGCTACACTGGGGAAGCGAGGACTATCGGCCGAAAATGTCGATCTAG
- a CDS encoding DUF1254 domain-containing protein, translated as MVRLLYAILLGLLGAGIVHIAILLLVPEMSERDAWSRLAMASDLYRMTRIDPEVGGSAAVGSVDPLFRAAACRFDLSDGMVRVSAPGNVPFWSVSVYDRGGQNIYSFNDRTSATGLLDFAILTPAQMIELRKDLPEELQQAIFVEAPLDEGIVVIRIFVPDESWEEVVNRYLAGITCTLI; from the coding sequence ATGGTTAGGCTCCTGTACGCCATCCTGCTCGGCCTCCTCGGCGCCGGCATCGTCCATATCGCCATCCTGCTGCTTGTTCCCGAAATGTCGGAGCGCGATGCCTGGTCGCGCCTGGCGATGGCGTCGGACCTCTATCGGATGACGCGGATCGATCCCGAGGTCGGAGGATCGGCGGCGGTGGGCTCGGTCGACCCGCTTTTCCGCGCGGCGGCATGCCGCTTCGATCTCTCCGACGGCATGGTTCGGGTCAGCGCGCCCGGCAATGTGCCGTTCTGGTCGGTCTCGGTCTACGATCGCGGCGGTCAGAACATCTACTCGTTCAACGACCGAACCTCGGCCACCGGCCTGCTCGATTTCGCCATCCTCACCCCTGCCCAGATGATCGAATTGCGCAAGGATCTTCCCGAGGAGCTGCAGCAAGCCATTTTCGTCGAAGCACCTCTCGACGAAGGTATCGTCGTCATCCGCATCTTCGTGCCGGACGAAAGCTGGGAAGAGGTCGTAAACCGCTACCTTGCCGGCATCACCTGCACGCTGATCTGA
- a CDS encoding cytochrome c produces the protein MAGDGAAIARGAKLYAKHCAACHGARLEGQPNWKSPLPSGRLPAPPHDASGHTWHHPDGVLFRVTKEGAAAIVGGGYESDMPGFGEILGDEDIRAILAFIKSTWPERERAYQAEMSRREREKTQ, from the coding sequence ATGGCAGGTGACGGCGCCGCGATCGCGCGGGGTGCGAAGCTCTATGCCAAGCACTGCGCCGCCTGCCACGGCGCCAGACTCGAAGGGCAGCCCAACTGGAAGAGTCCGCTGCCTTCAGGGAGGTTGCCGGCGCCGCCGCACGACGCTTCCGGTCACACCTGGCACCATCCTGACGGCGTGCTGTTCCGCGTCACCAAGGAAGGGGCGGCGGCCATCGTCGGCGGCGGTTACGAAAGCGACATGCCGGGTTTCGGGGAAATCCTCGGCGACGAGGATATCCGGGCAATTCTCGCTTTCATCAAAAGTACCTGGCCGGAACGGGAGCGCGCTTATCAGGCGGAGATGAGCCGCCGGGAACGGGAGAAGACACAGTGA
- a CDS encoding PAS domain-containing sensor histidine kinase: protein MAARYSDLLGAIAAGCDRLVHPSIAGGSEKLRHRRLIGALLASPFPIAAAAGLLLPSALGAAVTLAFICATCGVAWLAALLAAATGKDRAGGVIALGAGAAVLACLTAAAGGLASPMTLIMLALPLEAYWIARTKKSALWGAAAAAAALALQSVLGGALFPYASPALWHWLLPTAYAVAILARLVPVVGDTGAARETNAETKLEDIIDAVVLRIAPGGDVLDVTEKSRQMLQLPPELLLGTGLFDRIHVADRVGYLCALADLRDGKPSRKAEVRIRLPHAGHGMPNDNYRHFAVELSRDPGSEQAFLAILRDNEEVAELRAALATAVDANNGADIAKGRFLAAVSHELRTPLNAIIGFSDMLLHEMFGGFGDPRQKEYVGLVRDSGQHLLEVVNSILDVSKIEAGSYPTNPEPFRFREAVEMCSSMMGLQAKEKKIRLHADVSAETGEIHADKRAVQQMLINLVSNAVKFTPDGGRVTIGAKRIGSRLHFWVSDTGIGIAEDDLSTIGKPFTQVQNDYTRRYEGAGLGLSLVKGLVALHDGTMSIESAVGEGTVVTISLPVDGPAGEMRGDGGELLPMPGRTKEKVDGTLRKAG from the coding sequence TTGGCGGCCAGATATAGCGACTTGCTCGGCGCGATCGCCGCCGGTTGCGATCGGCTGGTCCACCCGTCGATCGCCGGCGGAAGCGAAAAGCTTCGCCACCGCCGCCTGATCGGCGCGCTGCTCGCATCGCCGTTTCCGATTGCCGCCGCCGCCGGCCTGCTGCTGCCATCCGCACTTGGCGCCGCGGTTACGCTGGCCTTCATTTGCGCGACCTGCGGGGTGGCTTGGCTTGCCGCTCTGCTGGCCGCCGCAACCGGCAAGGACCGGGCGGGCGGCGTGATAGCGCTGGGCGCCGGCGCGGCGGTGCTTGCTTGCCTGACGGCGGCAGCCGGTGGCCTGGCCTCGCCCATGACCCTCATAATGCTTGCGCTGCCGTTAGAGGCTTATTGGATAGCGCGGACCAAGAAATCGGCCTTGTGGGGAGCGGCGGCGGCCGCCGCTGCTCTCGCGCTGCAGTCGGTGTTGGGCGGCGCGCTGTTTCCCTATGCTTCGCCGGCTCTGTGGCACTGGCTGCTTCCGACGGCCTATGCTGTCGCGATCCTGGCGAGACTCGTTCCGGTCGTCGGCGACACGGGCGCCGCCCGGGAGACGAACGCCGAAACGAAGCTCGAGGACATCATCGACGCGGTGGTGCTGAGGATCGCGCCGGGCGGCGACGTTCTCGACGTCACCGAAAAATCTCGCCAGATGCTGCAACTGCCGCCCGAGCTGCTGCTGGGAACCGGGCTGTTCGACCGCATTCATGTAGCCGACCGGGTCGGCTATCTCTGCGCGCTCGCCGATCTCCGCGACGGGAAGCCGAGCCGCAAGGCGGAAGTCCGCATCCGCCTGCCGCACGCGGGCCATGGCATGCCGAACGACAATTACCGGCATTTCGCGGTCGAATTGAGCAGGGATCCGGGCTCGGAACAGGCGTTCCTGGCGATATTGCGCGACAATGAGGAAGTGGCGGAACTGCGCGCCGCACTGGCTACGGCGGTCGATGCGAATAACGGCGCCGATATCGCCAAGGGCCGCTTCCTTGCCGCCGTCAGCCATGAATTGCGCACGCCGCTCAATGCCATTATCGGCTTTTCCGATATGCTCCTGCACGAGATGTTCGGCGGCTTCGGCGACCCGCGCCAGAAGGAATATGTCGGGCTCGTCCGCGATTCGGGACAGCATCTGCTGGAAGTCGTCAACTCCATCCTCGACGTGTCTAAAATCGAAGCCGGCTCCTATCCGACCAATCCCGAGCCTTTCCGGTTCCGCGAGGCGGTCGAGATGTGCAGCTCAATGATGGGCCTGCAGGCCAAGGAAAAGAAAATAAGGCTGCATGCCGACGTTTCGGCCGAAACCGGCGAAATCCATGCCGACAAGCGCGCCGTGCAGCAGATGCTGATCAATCTCGTGTCGAACGCGGTGAAGTTCACGCCGGATGGCGGACGGGTGACGATCGGAGCAAAGAGAATCGGCTCGCGCCTTCATTTCTGGGTAAGCGACACCGGGATCGGCATTGCCGAAGACGATTTGTCCACGATAGGAAAGCCGTTCACCCAGGTCCAGAACGACTATACGCGACGGTACGAGGGAGCGGGCCTCGGGCTGTCGCTGGTGAAGGGCCTGGTGGCACTACACGACGGCACGATGTCGATCGAAAGCGCGGTGGGCGAGGGCACGGTCGTGACGATAAGCCTGCCGGTCGACGGCCCCGCCGGAGAGATGCGCGGCGATGGCGGCGAATTGCTGCCGATGCCGGGCAGGACGAAAGAGAAGGTTGATGGGACGCTCCGCAAAGCAGGCTAG
- a CDS encoding helix-turn-helix domain-containing protein, translating into MHSTAAAARKAIIEIQPRARSAPTRPAGRVVGPRGERVVELCESMIDIVAALFNVSGKELRRSGRTDHGVARVRQIAMYVSHVVLRLSMNEVGHGFGRDRTTVLHACHLIEDMRDDQDFDCLVARTERVALAAFRYRLGL; encoded by the coding sequence GTGCATTCGACAGCAGCGGCGGCCAGGAAGGCGATCATCGAAATCCAACCGAGGGCAAGGAGCGCTCCAACCCGCCCGGCCGGGCGGGTCGTGGGGCCACGCGGAGAACGCGTGGTCGAATTGTGCGAGAGCATGATCGACATCGTCGCGGCCTTGTTCAATGTCTCCGGAAAGGAACTGCGACGGTCGGGGCGGACAGATCATGGCGTCGCCCGAGTTCGCCAGATCGCGATGTATGTCAGCCATGTGGTGCTGCGGCTCAGCATGAACGAAGTCGGCCACGGCTTCGGGCGCGACCGCACGACGGTTCTCCACGCTTGCCACCTGATCGAAGACATGCGCGACGACCAGGATTTCGACTGTCTCGTCGCGCGGACCGAGAGGGTGGCGCTCGCCGCATTCCGCTACCGGCTGGGACTCTGA
- a CDS encoding SufE family protein — translation MTATIETIRDDFAFLDEWEERYRYIIELGEALPPFPDEARDAAHKVQGCVSQVWLVTDKGPGPDPVVRFQGDSDAHIVRGLVAIMLALFSDKRASEIVSTDAEALMRSLGLDEHLTPQRANGLRSMVKRMKGDAEAALVQHA, via the coding sequence ATGACTGCTACGATCGAAACCATCCGCGACGATTTCGCCTTCCTGGACGAGTGGGAGGAGCGCTATCGCTATATAATCGAGCTCGGTGAGGCGCTGCCGCCCTTCCCGGACGAAGCGCGCGACGCCGCTCACAAGGTTCAAGGCTGCGTCAGCCAGGTCTGGCTGGTGACCGACAAGGGTCCGGGGCCGGATCCGGTCGTCCGCTTCCAGGGAGATTCCGACGCACATATCGTCCGCGGCCTGGTCGCCATCATGCTCGCGCTGTTTTCGGACAAGCGCGCCAGCGAGATCGTTTCTACCGACGCCGAGGCGCTGATGCGCTCGCTCGGCCTCGACGAGCATTTGACGCCGCAGCGCGCCAACGGCCTGCGCTCCATGGTCAAGCGCATGAAGGGCGACGCCGAAGCCGCCCTCGTCCAGCACGCCTAA
- a CDS encoding peptidoglycan-binding protein translates to MGRSAKQARKAVSRSRALHGGAAALGGLISRNPVMVGGSTAFLVALLYVSANALWYQPHAHPGAFFATRDLNEAGWPGRETESETTIHLVRPEETPARPKGDPRVEQVQAILKELSFYDGAVDGLAGPNTTRAIEEYRRKVGLTVTGEIDAELLEMLGTPSTTAGIAPTPAPRERAIPVPQPVVDAPEDIVVRIQAGLKAFGNDDMEIDGVIGSRTQAALREFQSLFGLPETGQPDQAVYAKMKEIGLTN, encoded by the coding sequence ATGGGACGCTCCGCAAAGCAGGCTAGAAAAGCTGTCAGCCGGAGCCGTGCGCTGCACGGCGGCGCCGCCGCCCTGGGCGGACTGATTTCGCGCAATCCGGTCATGGTGGGCGGCTCCACAGCATTTCTCGTTGCGCTGCTCTATGTGTCGGCAAACGCGCTCTGGTATCAGCCGCACGCGCATCCCGGCGCATTCTTTGCCACGCGCGACCTGAATGAGGCCGGTTGGCCGGGCCGGGAGACAGAATCGGAAACGACGATCCATCTGGTGCGGCCGGAGGAAACCCCCGCCCGCCCGAAGGGAGATCCGCGCGTCGAGCAGGTCCAGGCCATTTTGAAGGAACTGAGCTTCTATGACGGCGCGGTCGACGGTCTTGCCGGCCCGAACACCACGCGCGCCATCGAAGAGTACCGGCGCAAGGTGGGTCTTACCGTGACAGGGGAAATCGACGCCGAGCTTCTCGAAATGCTGGGCACGCCGTCAACGACAGCGGGAATAGCGCCGACGCCGGCGCCTCGGGAAAGGGCCATCCCTGTGCCACAGCCGGTGGTGGACGCGCCCGAAGACATTGTGGTCAGGATCCAGGCCGGCCTGAAAGCCTTCGGCAATGACGACATGGAGATCGACGGAGTGATCGGCTCGCGCACCCAGGCTGCGCTGCGAGAATTCCAGTCGCTGTTCGGGCTACCGGAAACCGGCCAGCCGGATCAGGCGGTCTATGCCAAGATGAAGGAAATCGGACTGACGAACTGA
- a CDS encoding multicopper oxidase family protein: protein MLSLLRQPGANAAAVREVRLRAAPGRVSLVPEPYGETPAWCYNGAVPGPEIRVRQGERLRVEVENGLAEETTVHWHGVRVPNAMDGVPHLTQTPIGAGERFVYEFDAVDAGTFWYHPHQRGFEQVGRGLYGPLIVEENEPVRVDRDVTWVFGDWRLTKSAQISDDFGNMHDIHHNGRVGNTVTINGRVPDSFAVSKGERIRLRLINAANARIFSLDFAGHEPIVIALDGQPVTPHAPDGGQVVLGPAMRADLIVNMTGEPGSRVSVVDRFYQGLEYRLVDLAYADGPLRERAPDWPMELPANPLPEPDLETASRNEVVFNGGMMGEMVAQDMGESMGPGAPGSMMGDMKPGGMMGDMNSMMGGMMRMMNSGAAWFINGVAADEGSHVMKPMLTLARDKSHVIAMTNATAWHHPMHLHGHSFRVISRNGQPTRRREWQDTVLLSPREKVEIAFVADNPGDWMFHCHVLEHQAGGMMGVIRVA, encoded by the coding sequence ATGCTATCTTTGCTCCGGCAGCCCGGAGCCAATGCCGCGGCTGTGCGCGAGGTCCGGCTGAGGGCTGCGCCCGGTCGGGTGTCGCTTGTGCCGGAACCGTACGGCGAGACGCCGGCATGGTGCTATAACGGGGCTGTTCCCGGCCCGGAAATACGCGTCCGCCAGGGCGAGCGCCTGCGGGTGGAGGTGGAGAACGGCCTTGCCGAGGAAACGACCGTGCACTGGCATGGCGTGCGCGTGCCGAACGCAATGGACGGCGTGCCGCATCTGACCCAGACGCCGATCGGGGCGGGCGAGCGCTTCGTCTATGAGTTCGACGCGGTCGACGCCGGCACGTTCTGGTATCACCCGCACCAGCGCGGCTTCGAGCAGGTCGGGCGCGGGCTTTATGGGCCGCTGATCGTCGAGGAGAATGAACCAGTGCGCGTCGACCGCGACGTGACCTGGGTGTTCGGCGACTGGCGGCTGACCAAGTCGGCGCAGATCAGCGACGATTTCGGCAACATGCACGACATCCATCACAATGGCCGCGTCGGCAATACGGTCACCATCAACGGCCGCGTTCCGGACAGCTTTGCCGTCAGCAAGGGCGAGCGCATCCGCCTGCGGCTGATCAACGCCGCCAATGCCCGCATCTTCAGCCTCGATTTTGCAGGCCATGAGCCGATCGTCATCGCGCTCGACGGCCAGCCGGTGACGCCGCACGCGCCGGACGGCGGACAGGTGGTGCTGGGGCCGGCCATGCGCGCCGATCTGATCGTCAACATGACGGGTGAGCCGGGCAGCCGGGTTTCCGTCGTCGACCGGTTCTATCAAGGGCTGGAATACCGCTTGGTCGATCTCGCTTATGCCGATGGTCCACTTCGGGAGCGCGCGCCTGACTGGCCGATGGAACTGCCGGCCAATCCGCTGCCGGAGCCGGACCTTGAGACCGCGTCTCGTAACGAAGTCGTCTTTAATGGCGGCATGATGGGCGAGATGGTGGCGCAGGACATGGGCGAGAGCATGGGCCCGGGCGCGCCGGGCAGCATGATGGGCGACATGAAGCCGGGCGGCATGATGGGCGACATGAATTCGATGATGGGAGGGATGATGCGGATGATGAACTCCGGCGCCGCCTGGTTCATCAACGGCGTCGCCGCCGACGAAGGCAGCCATGTCATGAAGCCGATGCTGACGCTCGCCCGGGACAAGAGCCACGTCATCGCCATGACCAATGCGACGGCGTGGCATCACCCGATGCATCTGCACGGCCACTCGTTCCGGGTGATTTCCCGCAACGGCCAGCCCACCCGCCGCCGCGAATGGCAGGACACGGTGCTGCTTTCACCGCGCGAGAAGGTCGAGATCGCCTTTGTCGCCGACAATCCGGGCGACTGGATGTTCCACTGTCACGTTCTCGAACACCAGGCCGGCGGCATGATGGGCGTCATCCGTGTCGCCTGA
- a CDS encoding DUF411 domain-containing protein produces MSNIVKTLVLASLLSSTGPALAGEKDVTLYKNPQCGCCEGYADYLRENGFAVTVKPTHDLTAMSREAGIPDDAQGCHLSFIDGYVVSGHVPVGTVNKLLTERPDIKGVTLPGMPMGSPGMSGAKEGPFEMLEIQKSGGVGGVYTKE; encoded by the coding sequence ATGTCGAATATCGTGAAAACTCTCGTCCTTGCTTCTCTGCTCTCTAGTACCGGTCCGGCCTTGGCGGGTGAAAAGGATGTTACCCTCTACAAGAACCCACAATGCGGCTGCTGCGAGGGTTATGCCGACTATCTGCGGGAAAACGGCTTTGCGGTCACCGTAAAGCCTACGCACGACCTCACCGCCATGAGCCGCGAGGCCGGCATTCCTGACGACGCCCAGGGCTGCCATCTCTCTTTCATCGACGGCTATGTGGTCAGCGGCCACGTGCCGGTCGGAACGGTCAACAAGCTTCTGACCGAACGCCCCGACATCAAAGGCGTGACGCTGCCCGGCATGCCTATGGGGTCGCCCGGCATGAGCGGCGCGAAGGAAGGCCCGTTCGAGATGCTGGAAATCCAGAAATCCGGCGGCGTCGGCGGCGTCTACACCAAGGAATAG
- a CDS encoding DUF1491 family protein — MRVTTDLFVSALVRRIFAAGGFAAVVKRGATEAGAVFVIARGRLGDASLYGPAPQTSYDESRPDERRFTPVHQGDAAEALDRRLEKEARFDPDVWIVEVEAGDTPIEELIPVVRF; from the coding sequence ATGCGCGTCACCACCGATCTGTTCGTTTCCGCGCTTGTGCGGCGGATCTTCGCCGCAGGCGGCTTCGCCGCAGTGGTCAAGCGCGGGGCAACCGAGGCCGGTGCGGTATTCGTTATTGCGCGCGGCCGGCTCGGCGACGCCAGCCTCTACGGTCCGGCCCCGCAGACGAGCTACGACGAGAGCCGGCCCGACGAGCGGCGCTTCACGCCGGTGCACCAGGGTGACGCTGCAGAAGCTCTGGACAGGCGGCTGGAAAAGGAAGCGCGCTTCGATCCCGATGTCTGGATCGTCGAGGTGGAAGCGGGCGATACGCCTATTGAAGAACTTATCCCGGTTGTCAGGTTCTAA
- a CDS encoding DUF5330 domain-containing protein, protein MGFLVRMAFWFSLVLLVLPLDTGDSSTDAPSVGAIQAFLAAREAVGDVTGICERKPEVCETGKSALQTVGVRAREAARIAFEMLDENFGEPDTATMTGTIAPEAEGPVAN, encoded by the coding sequence ATGGGTTTTCTGGTTCGGATGGCATTCTGGTTTTCGCTGGTCCTGCTGGTCCTTCCGCTGGACACTGGCGATTCGTCCACGGACGCCCCAAGCGTCGGCGCCATCCAGGCGTTTCTGGCCGCGCGTGAGGCCGTCGGCGATGTAACCGGCATTTGCGAGCGCAAACCCGAAGTCTGCGAGACCGGCAAGTCGGCCCTGCAAACGGTCGGCGTCAGAGCGCGGGAGGCCGCCCGCATCGCCTTTGAAATGCTCGACGAGAATTTCGGCGAACCCGACACCGCCACCATGACCGGCACCATTGCGCCCGAGGCCGAGGGTCCGGTAGCGAACTGA
- a CDS encoding PBP1A family penicillin-binding protein, protein MDDPFKPQKSKSPRAGRLLAIDAWIDSTLYEAGFAAREFWENLTIFFRHFRLSGWRRGVMELLSESFTLGAAGSVVILALALPAFEETHGDWRAQDDFAVTFTDRYGNEIGQRGIIQRDSVPVDEMPDHVIKAVLATEDRRFFEHYGIDFAGLIRAMSENVRANSVVQGGSSITQQLAKNLFLTNERTVERKIKEAFLAVWLEMNLSKKEILQLYLDRAYMGGGTFGIAAAADFYFGKTVKDLNLAEAAMLAGLFKAPAKYAPHINLPAARARANVVLTNLVHSGFMTEGQVLSARLRPAGIVDRGELNSPDYFLDWAFEEVKRVAAKSGVHSMVARTTIDMNIQRAAEESLEFHLRQHGKEYRVTEGAVVVLENNGAVRAIVGGRDYGHSQFNRATRALRQAGSSFKPYVYATAMENGFKPESAVSDGPITWNGWSPKNYSRGYSGRMNLTTALVKSINTVPVRLAKDHLGVKPIVEMAYAMGVESSLEVFKTTVLGTSGMTVMDQATGYGTFATGGLAGLRHGVTQLLTHSGEVVYDWERDAPAPKRVLSEQALAAMNSILVQIPEWGTARRAALPGIRSAGKTGTTQSYRDAWYVGFTGNYTAAVWLGNDDFSPTNDMTGGSLPAMIWQRLMTYAHQNIDLKPIPGIENPFVDPKLVAKAKEKAGEGAKEASAPVIERPPVLSSTTTRLLRQMSETFRSAPVIEAPAEPETLSAL, encoded by the coding sequence ATGGACGACCCGTTCAAACCGCAGAAATCGAAAAGCCCACGGGCGGGCAGGCTTCTGGCGATTGACGCCTGGATTGATTCCACCCTCTACGAGGCTGGCTTTGCAGCGCGGGAATTCTGGGAAAACCTCACCATCTTCTTTCGCCATTTCCGCCTTTCGGGCTGGCGGCGCGGGGTCATGGAACTCCTGAGCGAAAGTTTCACGCTCGGCGCCGCAGGCTCGGTGGTGATACTGGCGCTGGCCCTGCCCGCCTTCGAGGAGACCCATGGCGACTGGCGCGCCCAGGACGATTTCGCCGTCACCTTCACCGACCGCTACGGCAACGAGATCGGCCAGCGCGGCATCATCCAGCGCGATTCGGTGCCCGTCGACGAAATGCCGGATCACGTCATCAAGGCGGTGCTCGCCACCGAGGACCGCCGCTTCTTCGAGCACTACGGCATCGATTTCGCCGGCCTGATCCGCGCAATGTCGGAAAATGTGCGCGCCAATTCCGTCGTCCAGGGCGGCTCCAGCATCACCCAGCAACTCGCCAAAAACCTGTTCCTGACCAATGAGCGCACCGTCGAACGCAAGATCAAGGAAGCCTTCCTGGCGGTCTGGCTGGAGATGAACCTGTCGAAGAAGGAGATCCTGCAGCTTTATCTCGACCGCGCCTATATGGGCGGCGGGACCTTCGGCATCGCCGCGGCCGCCGATTTCTATTTCGGCAAGACGGTCAAGGATCTGAACCTCGCCGAGGCCGCCATGCTTGCCGGTCTGTTCAAGGCGCCGGCCAAATACGCACCGCACATCAACCTTCCCGCGGCTCGCGCGCGAGCCAATGTGGTGCTCACCAATCTCGTCCACAGCGGCTTCATGACCGAGGGCCAGGTGCTTTCGGCGCGGCTGAGGCCCGCCGGCATCGTTGACCGCGGCGAACTGAACAGCCCGGACTATTTCCTCGACTGGGCCTTCGAGGAGGTCAAGCGCGTCGCCGCCAAGTCCGGCGTGCATTCCATGGTAGCGCGCACCACCATCGACATGAACATACAGCGGGCGGCCGAGGAATCGCTCGAATTCCATCTGCGCCAGCACGGCAAGGAATACCGCGTCACCGAAGGCGCAGTGGTGGTGCTCGAAAACAACGGTGCGGTGCGCGCCATCGTCGGCGGCCGCGACTACGGCCACTCGCAGTTCAACCGCGCCACGCGTGCGCTACGCCAGGCCGGCTCATCTTTCAAGCCATATGTCTACGCGACCGCGATGGAAAACGGGTTTAAGCCGGAATCTGCCGTTTCCGACGGTCCGATCACCTGGAACGGCTGGTCGCCGAAGAATTATTCGCGCGGCTATTCGGGCCGCATGAACCTGACCACCGCGCTGGTCAAGTCCATCAACACCGTGCCGGTACGGCTCGCCAAGGATCATCTCGGCGTCAAGCCGATCGTCGAGATGGCGTATGCAATGGGTGTGGAATCGTCGCTCGAAGTATTCAAGACGACAGTGCTCGGCACGTCGGGCATGACGGTCATGGACCAGGCGACCGGCTACGGCACCTTCGCCACCGGCGGCCTTGCCGGCCTGCGCCACGGCGTCACACAGCTTCTGACCCATTCCGGCGAGGTCGTCTATGACTGGGAGCGCGACGCCCCTGCCCCCAAGCGCGTGCTTTCCGAACAGGCGCTTGCCGCGATGAATTCCATCCTGGTGCAGATCCCCGAATGGGGCACGGCGCGGCGCGCAGCCCTTCCCGGCATCCGCTCCGCCGGCAAGACCGGCACGACGCAGTCCTACCGCGACGCCTGGTATGTCGGTTTCACCGGCAACTACACGGCCGCCGTCTGGCTCGGCAATGACGACTTTTCGCCGACCAACGACATGACCGGCGGTTCCCTGCCGGCGATGATATGGCAGCGGCTGATGACCTATGCGCACCAGAACATCGATCTCAAGCCCATCCCCGGCATCGAAAATCCGTTCGTCGATCCGAAACTCGTGGCCAAGGCGAAGGAAAAGGCCGGCGAAGGGGCGAAAGAGGCTTCAGCGCCCGTCATCGAGCGGCCCCCGGTGCTTTCGTCGACCACCACGCGTCTTCTGAGGCAGATGTCGGAGACATTCCGCTCCGCTCCCGTCATCGAAGCCCCCGCCGAACCCGAAACCCTGTCGGCCCTGTAA